The Magnolia sinica isolate HGM2019 unplaced genomic scaffold, MsV1 ctg403, whole genome shotgun sequence genomic sequence GTCGGGTGAGAACAATGATGAAAGAGAGGGGATTGAAGAAGAACCCTGGGTGTAGCTGGATTGAGGTTGACAAGAGAATCCACTCGTTCTTCGTCAAAGATAAATCACATCCGCAGGCAGAGATGATTTATGAAAGTCTAGAGAGCCTCTTCATGCCCATGGAGGAGGATGAATCTTTCGTAGGGATCACAGATTGAAAATAGACTAAATACATCAAAGGGAAACCTAAAGACAGCTATTTGCAGGAATGTCTCTAACCTTTCTCACGGGTATTGAATTGTCAGAAGCAGGTGAACTCCATTTTTGAAGAATTCACAAAACGGCGAAACGTGAGAAATTAATTGTTCCTGTGTCAGAACCAAAGCAGGGGAGTCTCTCGAAGATGAACCTACACTAAGAGATAGAGACTGAATGACAGCTAGCTGCAAGTCTGCTAGACTTGCTGAAGTGGTAAATCCCGCTAAGACAACGAAGAGAGAGCTGAAAAATCTTCTGAGCTGAAAAAGCAGGGGAGTCTCTCGAAGACTTGAACCTACACCAGGAGAAAACCACGAGAATGAGGCTGAATGACAGCTAGCTGCAAGTCTGTAGACTTGCCTAAGTGGGAAATCCCGCTAAAAAATACAACGAAGAGAGCTGAAAAATATTCTCTGCTCGGTGAATTCAAATGAACATAGTGTTATCATCTACAGTTGACCTTCTCTTTCGGTAAAGTTGTTATTTATCAgaataaattacaatagatgtaaAATGCACTCCATAAATTGTTCTGAATCTTCTGATTTTGGTCTGAGGTGCTGAGGCTTTAGATTTTTGTGTTCACTGCTGTTCTTCCTTGTTCTATAAGCATTAGGGATGCAACgtgggcgggttgggtcgggttgagggtcaacccaagcccgaccagacctcaagaggacccaacctgcaaGCCGAAATCCTCTATACTCAACCCTAAACCAACCAGACCCGACCTGGattgacccaaatacatgtgattattcccaacccagcCTAACCCAGcccaaatttgctcaacctgaacccagcctgatttcaaattgggttggatttttccaaccttaacccaacccaaggacgctacaacccaacccaaactcaggttgggtcaatcgggttcgGATCAATGCAAACCCAGGTTGCAGTGCTAATAAGCATAAAATAATGATaagaaaagccaaaaaaaaaaaaaaaaactgaacatATTTGTAACATGTTTCTTGAAATAGAAAGAAAACAGTAGCACATTGGTTGTCAAAGAAAATCACGATTCATGTATTTCTATTGATTGATTTCCAATACATGTTACATGCTCCTCTAATATAGTTGTGTCAGTCAATTTGCCTGATGACTAGCTGTGTAATAGAGGCTTACAACACTGTCTAGTGCACCTGGATGTAGCAAGAAAATGGATGGCGCTAAGGAAGATGGTGACTTTTTTGGCGAGTCGGCATTCTGTGGTCCCACTAAGGAGTATGGCAAGGATGGCATGTCTTTACAGTGCCTCTTTCCCATTCACTAAATGTTGCCCAAAATTTGATGCCATTGTCTCTCTCCGACTAGTAGGAACAAGTAGCATTATTTGGATCATGCACATGAATATTCCTTTGGATGAACAAGCTTGGTAAAAGAGACCAAATATATTCTTCCACTGGGGAAGCAACTCTAACGCAAGACCATGAGACATCCGCCTCTTTGGCTGAGGACAGATTGTAGCATGCATTTCGGTCACTCAGTTGCTCTCCACGAGCAGGGATAGCTCAAGATCCTTTTCAGCCTGGTTGCAAAAAATCCCCCAGTTTAACAAACATAACATGATATCACTTCGCTGAATCTTTTTTCAACGCAACAATggtgcaggtgggacccaccatttggtAATCTGAGCCAATCATCTAGTGAGCGCTATTATGGGGTGGGGACATACCCCAAATATCAATTGGTGGCTCCATTTGAGCCAATGGTCTGCATTTGATTGGGATCCAACCAGCCAGACAGAATCAGATCATTCGATGTGAGATATTTTCTTTGGTGCTGTCCATCACATTGGAGGCTTGGATCACCACAAGGTGGGTGACACAATCAGTTTTGTTACCTCATTGAGCCAAGCAACTGCTCCATCGAACATTGTACATTTCCTCTCTCACTTCGGACTCACCAATAGTCCCCACAAGAGCATTCCCCATCCTTGAAATGGTGAAATCGGCTAACATCccttacaactatctctcttccGACTATCTTGGATATAAACTTGGTAGCTGTGTGACAATCCATGCACACACGGAGATTCTTCGTCACCCGAATAGTCATTCCTGAAGGAGTGCTTATGATGCCGAATGCTATAGCAAGCCTCTCACTATGGCCACACAGGATGTATCTTTTCTGCTCATCCTCAACATCATGGAGCACATCATCCGTGTTGGGTACATATCCTTCACGCTCCATCTGCTCTGACAAAACTTTCAGAGCCTCTTGTATTTTATCGTAATATGGGTGGGTCTTATCATCCGCTATAAAAGCATGCACCTTATTTTTAACTTCAATCCAGCTGCAAGCTGGTTTTTTTCTTAACCCCTTACCCTTCATTGCTATTCTCATGCTGGCCGCATCCCTCCATCTACCAGCAGCTGAATAGATATTGGACATAAGAACATGTGATCCTATGTTCTCAGGCTCAAGCTGAAATATTTTTTCTGCCACATTTTCAGCCAACCCCAGATTCTTATGCACTCTACAAGCACCCAACAAGGTTGACCACACACTAGCCGTTGGTTGGATGTGCATGGTTGAGATGAACTCGTATGCTTCCTCCAACCTCCCTGCCCGACCAAGAAGGTCTGCAACAGCAGCATAATGCTCCAAACCGGGAGCAATCCCATAATCTTCGCTCATGCTTTTAAAAAACTTCCAAGCATCATCTATCAATCCTGCATGGCTACAAGCAGTTAAAACTGCCACAAAAGCCACATAGTTCGGTCTCACATTCTCCATTTCCATCTGAGAGAACAAGGAGAGGGCGTCATCGGCGTGCCCATGCAATGCATATCCCATGATCATGGCTGTCCACGACACCATATCTGGTAGTTCCATCTTATCGAAGATCCACCGAGCAATCCGAATATTTCCGCATTTAGAATACATATCCACAAGTGAGCTAGCTATAAAGACATTATTATCAAACGCACTCCTGATTATGTACCCATGGAGCTGCTTCCCTAGATGCAGTGTTGTCAAATGGGCACAAGCTGGCATGATACTCGAGAATGTGACATGCCTAGGCCTGATCTTGGCCGCCAGCATTTGCTGAAACAATCTCAGGCCTTCATCAAACAACCCATTTTGCACGCATCCTGCAATTATTGAATTCCACGAGATTGCATCGCGTTGAGGTAAGAGACCAAATACCCGTTGTGAATCGTCCACTCTAGTGCACTTCGCATACATGTCAATCAGGCTGCtaccaataaaaacatcccaatcaGATCCATGTCTAATAGCATACCCATGAATCTCCTTACCCTTGGAAACATCAACATATTCTGCAAATATAGGAAGAACACTAGACAAAGTAAACGAATCCGGCTTCAAATCAGCCAACCCCATCTCTCTAACCATCATTAGTGCTTCTCCATACAACCCATTCTGTGCATTTCCCGCAATTACAGTATTCCAAGACACAACATCCCTTACTGGCATCCCATCAAGCACTTTTCTCACGCTGTCCATACAAAAGGCTTCTTTGCCACCCTTTCTCAGAGGCAACTCATAAAAGCCATCGACCGTTGGATCTAAATTACCGCAGAACTCATTACTCATGATCCCTTTTTTAAGTTCTACTGCCAATTCATGAGAATTATCAAAAGACCCTACCCCAGTAACATCACCACCCTTCGAATcaaattttcctatttttccaTCACCTCCAAACTCTCCATTCAAAATTCCACTAACCAAACTACTGGAACTACTTAAATCACATGAAGTCTCCCTGACAAGTTTTCTTTCGGGAATTCTGTCATACACTTTACGGGCGTGCGGAACACAGCACTCAGTGCCAGGATTAACCCCTCCCACACCAAAACCAAGCAATTTACAATACATGTTCATCAGCGCATTGCCAGTATAAAGATCCGAATCCAACCCCGACCGAATCGCGCAGCCGTGAACTGATTCGCCTAGCTTGAAATCCATCAAACCGGCGCAGGATTTAAGGATGGAAGGGAGGATATTGTGATCTGGGTATTTGCCAGAGGCTCGCATCCTGATGAAGGAGAGGAGGGATTGGTGGAAGAAGCCATGGGAGGTGTAGCATCTGATGATGGATTTCCAAGAGAGGGTGGAGGGAGAGGGGAGGGTGGTGAAGGTGAGATGGGCCTCTTGGACAAGGCCCAGATTGGAATAGATGGACAGGATGGCGTTGACGAAATAGGAGGATGGGGTCTTGAGGATTTGGGCATGGAGCTGTTTGGCTTCATATCTTGATTTGATAGAAGAGGGGTTTTGTAGAAGGGATTTGAGTACGTTGGTGGTGGTGGTTGGATGCATTggagttttgaaatttttgagaggGAGAGAGCAGAGAGATCTTCTGGCAGGCCCCAAGCCCGGTTTTGGGCCAGAGAATGTTTTAGGTGGGCTCCAACTGTAATGGCCTTGTAACACACGGCCTACATTTGCCATGCTGGCGCTGAGTCAGCTCTTCAACCTCTTTGAAGAATTACGGTCAGGCATTTCACAGGATGGTATTATATGATCCTGACGCAAGGGTAACCGTTGGCTTGAGTTAGAATAAGTGGGCCCAAACGTTTTAGTAATCAAGACGGTTGATCTGATGAGCTCCCATGCGGATGGACCATCCCTTCACAATCTCCCACACATGGAGCTGGCATCTGTCCATTTCTTCCCCGTCGAGTGTGAACCATCTATATAGTGCTCACCTGTAATGGTGGGTGGGTTAGTCCAGGAAGGAATTAGAATATAATAATATCGATACATACAGAACAAAAGGTTTTCTATTGATTCAAACTCGATGTTCTGGGTCTGGGCACACATTTAGGATTCATCCGGTCATATCTGGATCCAGGTGAGATCCAACCCATTTACGCGTCTAGAGCATCAACAGTGGGATGGTCTTGATTACCTGGGGACCTGGTGCAAATCTAGGTCAGGACCTAAATTTGGGTGACTTTGGGTCCAGTCTTTTGGGTCCCATTAATGACTAGGTTGGGTGTTGGTGGACCCCAATCCAACTCATCGACAATTACCGTAGATCATGTTTTGGACAGGAATTAACAGCTAATCTAAAATTGGCTTGGTGGTTGGCGTTTGGCTATATAGTGGATTCAACTTGCAATGGATGGACGACACCCATATGGTCCCAACTCCTAACCTTCCAATGCCGGACCTGAAAACCGATTGCCACTTCAACTTGAAAGAAGATCAAGATTGGTTGGGGAGAAGttcatgatccatccatggtgagCCAAATCATAACAATGGTCTAGATATTGAACTATAG encodes the following:
- the LOC131236354 gene encoding putative pentatricopeptide repeat-containing protein At3g23330, encoding MANVGRVLQGHYSWSPPKTFSGPKPGLGPARRSLCSLPLKNFKTPMHPTTTTNVLKSLLQNPSSIKSRYEAKQLHAQILKTPSSYFVNAILSIYSNLGLVQEAHLTFTTLPSPSTLSWKSIIRCYTSHGFFHQSLLSFIRMRASGKYPDHNILPSILKSCAGLMDFKLGESVHGCAIRSGLDSDLYTGNALMNMYCKLLGFGVGGVNPGTECCVPHARKVYDRIPERKLVRETSCDLSSSSSLVSGILNGEFGGDGKIGKFDSKGGDVTGVGSFDNSHELAVELKKGIMSNEFCGNLDPTVDGFYELPLRKGGKEAFCMDSVRKVLDGMPVRDVVSWNTVIAGNAQNGLYGEALMMVREMGLADLKPDSFTLSSVLPIFAEYVDVSKGKEIHGYAIRHGSDWDVFIGSSLIDMYAKCTRVDDSQRVFGLLPQRDAISWNSIIAGCVQNGLFDEGLRLFQQMLAAKIRPRHVTFSSIMPACAHLTTLHLGKQLHGYIIRSAFDNNVFIASSLVDMYSKCGNIRIARWIFDKMELPDMVSWTAMIMGYALHGHADDALSLFSQMEMENVRPNYVAFVAVLTACSHAGLIDDAWKFFKSMSEDYGIAPGLEHYAAVADLLGRAGRLEEAYEFISTMHIQPTASVWSTLLGACRVHKNLGLAENVAEKIFQLEPENIGSHVLMSNIYSAAGRWRDAASMRIAMKGKGLRKKPACSWIEVKNKVHAFIADDKTHPYYDKIQEALKVLSEQMEREGYVPNTDDVLHDVEDEQKRYILCGHSERLAIAFGIISTPSGMTIRVTKNLRVCMDCHTATKFISKIVGREIVVRDVSRFHHFKDGECSCGDYW